Proteins from a genomic interval of Benincasa hispida cultivar B227 chromosome 7, ASM972705v1, whole genome shotgun sequence:
- the LOC120081407 gene encoding serine/threonine-protein kinase prpf4B, translating to MANDTAHRKHRRSASDDDDEKSSKRHKHRHHRRHHRHRHSSNKNEEESCRDQEDNVPPVANRRSRPEDDVEEGEILEEDESGVRENDSAMKEVDVEFGKFEADEISDRVDRPAMECHSVDESSNIDANLIVKVGAGNSAQDRKTSKVDSKFYNLGKDKSGYHLKKDTNKENMMLYQTDSSCKHGNDGSFSTSEVAGTKYNNHERCREGHSKGDFDHEPLELDERRHKRTLSPSKGSIKKVSNNGHGKVAMDGSTLGNGKRPQLERTEDKSQDFMPSTSQDRFIDTSDCRSRSRSNCHSRGQSQSRETVEEEADSKSRHYHGCDHPIFDDKSKIHNDLDDDYTECAKGEGRHRSRDTKDRGRRKMDVDGEWSKENEMEKNKDKDRGIDNQKHDERERGGSKDRRKETERNRSKERGLDRDRRRERDVERDRRMKERGWSREREVQRDRRVERERGWSREREVERDRRMEKQRGWSKEREVDRDRRAEKERCRSTDREGNRDRRREREKDRSKEKEADWDGRRDRDRDRNDDKAEYSDRNRDRERVREMQKDRFRDKEFDKERQDDRNKNKASDILSGKDKYGNLEHDYFKGSKQSRHYDNEFGLDGGRINAVEKHGSFKRNTREGGEDKLMSDHDEEEEDGDSMSFQLADEEEEDLNRIKEESRRRRQAILEKYKCQQLEKQVEPSLKESEKDKDSANDSSQSEAAAHAILESVDGAVDDSVADSSFVVEKSPQQNGVIASDKTAGTKGLGEGTPKAEGSDGLFCDDIFGETPAAVRKMGKGDGLQIERSGLHDNWDDADGYYNYRFGEVLDGRYEIAAAHGKGVFSTVVRAKDLKAGHGEPEEVAIKILRSNETMYKAGLEELVILKKLVGADPDDKRHCVRFLSSFKYRNHLCLVFESLHMNLREVLKKFGRNIGLKLTAVRAYAKQLFIALKHLRNCGVLHCDIKPDNMLVNEGKNVLKLCDFGNAMFAGKNEITPYLVSRFYRAPEIILGLSYDHPMDIWSVGCCLYELSTGKVLFPGPSNNDMLRLHMELKGPFPKKMLRKGAFTDQHFDQDLNFHASEEDPVTKKTIKRIIVNIKPKDIGSIIRGSPGEDPKMLANFKDLLDKIFVLDPEKRMTVSQALNHPFITVFFMMT from the exons ATGGCCAACGATACTGCTCACCGGAAACACCGCCGATCTGCTTCCGATGATGACGATGAGAAATCTTCGAAGCGTCACAAACACCGTCACCATCGCCGCCACCACCGACATCGTCACAGCAGCAATAAGAACGAAGAAGAAAGCTGCCGTGACCAGGAGGATAATGTTCCTCCTGTTGCTAATCGTAGATCTCGGCCCGAAGATGACGTCGAGGAAGGTGAAATTCTCGAAGAGGACGAGTCTGGCGTTCGCGAGAACGATAGCGCGATGAAGGAGGTGGATGTGGAATTTGGGAAATTTGAAGCTGATGAAATTTCCGATAGAGTTGACCGGCCCGCTATG GAGTGTCATTCAGTGGATGAATCATCTAATATCGATGCTAATTTAATTGTGAAAGTGGGGGCAGGAAACAGTGCTCAAGATCGGAAGACCTCGAAAGTGGACAGTAAGTTCTATAATTTAGGTAAGGACAAAAGTGGCTATCATCTGAAAAAAGACACAAACAAGGAAAACATGATGCTCTATCAAACTGACTCTAGCTGTAAGCACGGCAATGATGGTAGCTTTTCCACGAGTGAAGTGGCTGGAACTAAATACAACAATCATGAACGTTGCCGAGAGGGTCACAGCAAAGGGGATTTTGATCATGAACCTTTGGAGTTAGATGAGAGGCGGCACAAACGAACGTTATCGCCTTCTAAAGGGAGTATTAAGAAAGTAAGCAACAATGGCCACggaaaggtggcaatggatggAAGCACCTTGGGGAATGGGAAAAGGCCACAGTTAGAAAGGACTGAAGACAAGTCTCAGGATTTTATGCCATCAACATCTCAGGATCGATTCATTGACACATCAGATTGTAGGAGTAGATCAAGGTCAAATTGTCATTCTAGGGGGCAATCTCAGTCTCGTGAAACAGTAGAAGAGGAGGCAGACTCAAAGAGTAGACATTATCATGGTTGTGATCACCCAATATTTGATGATAAAAGTAAAATTCACAATGACTTGGATGATGATTACACTGAATGTGCTAAGGGAGAGGGAAGGCATCGAAGCAGGGATACGAAGGACAGAGGGAGAAGGAAGATGGATGTGGATGGGGAATGGTCcaaggaaaatgaaatggaaaaaaaCAAAGATAAAGATAGGGGGATAGATAACCAAAAGCatgatgagagagagagaggtgggagtaaggatagaagaaaggaGACGGAACGAAACAGGAGCAAGGAAAGAGGGTTGGATAGGGATAGGAGGAGGGAAAGGGATGTGGAAAGAGATAGGAGAATGAAGGAAAGAGGTTGGAGTCGGGAAAGAGAGGTGCAAAGAGATAGAAGAGTGGAGAGGGAAAGAGGTTGGAGTAGGGAAAGAGAGGTAGAAAGAGATAGACGAATGGAGAAGCAGAGAGGTTGGAGCAAGGAAAGAGAGGTGGACAGGGATAGAAGAGCAGAAAAGGAAAGATGTAGGAGCACTGATAGAGAGGGCAATAGGGATAGAAGaagagaaagggaaaaagacAGGAGCAAGGAAAAAGAAGCGGATTGGGATGGGAGAAGGGATAGGGACAGGGATAGGAATGATGATAAGGCTGAATATAGTGATAGAAATAGAGACAGGGAAAGGGTGAGAGAGATGCAAAAGGACCGGTTTAGGGATAAAGAATTTGATAAGGAGAGACAAGACGATAGAAACAAGAATAAAGCCAGTGACATTTTAAGTGGTAAGGACAAGTATGGGAATCTTGAACATGACTATTTTAAAGGTTCTAAGCAGTCTAGGCATTATGATAATGAATTTGGTCTTGATGGGGGAAGAATTAATGCTGTCGAAAAGCATGGTAGTTTTAAGAGAAATACTCGTGAAGGAGGTGAAGACAAGCTAATGAG TGATCACGATGAGGAGGAAGAGGATGGAGACAGCATGTCATTTCAATTGGCTGATGAAGAAGAGGAGGATCTTAACAGAATCAAGGAGGAGAGTAGAAGACGGAGGCAAGCAATCTTAGAAAAATACAAATGCCAGCAGCTAGAGAAACAAGTAGAGCCTTCTTTAAAGGAATCTGAGAAAG ATAAGGATTCTGCAAATGATTCTTCTCAATCAGAAGCTGCTGCTCATGCTATTCTAGAATCGGTTGATGGGGCGGTGGATGATAGTGTGGCCGACTCATCTTTTGTTGTGGAGAAATCACCACAACAGAATGGAGTAATTGCGTCTGATAAAACTGCTGGTACTAAAGGACTTGGAGAGGGTACTCCGAAG GCTGAAGGGTCAGATGGATTATTCTGTGATGACATTTTTGGAGAAACACCTGCTGCAGTACGTAAAATG GGCAAAGGTGATGGTTTGCAGATAGAGAGGAGTGGTCTTCATGACAATTGGGATGATGCAGATGGATATTATA ACTATCGATTTGGTGAAGTGCTTGATGGTCGGTATGAAATTGCTGCTGCTCATGGCAAAGGTGTCTTTTCAACTGTAGTCCGTGCAAAGGATCTCAAAGCTGGTCATGGCGAACCAGAAGAAGTGGCAATCAAAATTTTACGTAGTAATGAAACAAT GTACAAGGCTGGTCTGGAGGAGTTGGTCATATTGAAAAAGCTAGTAGGTGCAGATCCAGATGACAAGCGTCACTGTGTTCGTTTTCTTTCAAGTTTCAAATATAGGAATCATCTTTGTTTAGTTTTTGAATCTCTTCATATGAATCTCCGTGAGGTCTTGAAGAAATTTGGGCGCAATATTGGCCTTAAGCTAACTGCTGTGAGGGCATACGCTAAGCAGCTTTTTATTGCCCTGAAGCATTTGAGAAACTGTGGTGTTCTCCACTGTGATATAAAGCCGGATAATATGCTG GTTAACGAGGGAAAAAATGTGCTGAAGCTTTGTGATTTTGGTAATGCCATGTTTGCTGGTAAAAATGAAATCACCCCATACCTTGTTAGCCGGTTTTATCGTGCACCTGAAATAA TTTTAGGGCTGTCATATGACCATCCAATGGATATCTGGTCTGTGGGTTGCTGTTTGTACGAGCTCTCTACAGGAAAAGTTCTTTTTCCAGGTCCTTCTAATAATGACATGCTGCGCCTACACATGGAATTAAAAGGCCCTTTTCCAAAGAAGATGCTTCGTAAG GGAGCATTTACTGACCAGCATTTTGACCAGGACCTGAACTTCCATGCTTCTGAGGAGGATCCTGTAACCAAAAAG ACCATAAAGCGAATAATAGTCAATATAAAGCCTAAAGATATTGGATCAATTATTAGGGGATCTCCTGGTGAAGATCCAAAGATGTTAGCCAATTTTAAGGATCTTCTAGACAAAATTTTTGTGTTGGATCCAGAAAAAAGGATGACAGTATCACAAGCATTGAATCATCCTTTCATCACTG TCTTCTTTATGATGACCTAA